The Bos mutus isolate GX-2022 chromosome 7, NWIPB_WYAK_1.1, whole genome shotgun sequence genome window below encodes:
- the C7H5orf63 gene encoding glutaredoxin-like protein C5orf63 homolog isoform X1, with protein MLWFQGNSMQLAKHSFQLLLRNLSASKTALPVLTLFTKDPCPLCDEAKEVLEPYRNRFILQEVDITLPENSAWYDRYKFDIPVFHLNGQFLMMHRVNLSKLEKQLQKLEQQGAGG; from the exons ATGCTCTGGTTTCAAGGAAATAGCATGCAACTTGCCAAACACTCCTTTCAactgctcttgagaaatctctctGCCTCAAAGACTGCTCTGCCTGTGCTGACCTTATTCACAAAG GATCCATGTCCCCTTTGTGATGAAGCCAAGGAAGTACTGGAGCCTTACAGAAACCGG tTTATTTTACAGGAGGTGGACATCACACTTCCAGAAAACTCTGCTTGGTATGACAGGTATAAATTTGACATCCCTGTCTTTCATTTGAATGGCCAGTTTCTGATGATGCATCGAGTAAACCTCTCAAAACttgagaaacagctccagaagcTTGAGCAGCAAGGTGCAGGAGGCTGA
- the C7H5orf63 gene encoding glutaredoxin-like protein C5orf63 homolog isoform X2 has protein sequence MLWFQGNSMQLAKHSFQLLLRNLSASKTALPVLTLFTKDPCPLCDEAKEVLEPYRNREVDITLPENSAWYDRYKFDIPVFHLNGQFLMMHRVNLSKLEKQLQKLEQQGAGG, from the exons ATGCTCTGGTTTCAAGGAAATAGCATGCAACTTGCCAAACACTCCTTTCAactgctcttgagaaatctctctGCCTCAAAGACTGCTCTGCCTGTGCTGACCTTATTCACAAAG GATCCATGTCCCCTTTGTGATGAAGCCAAGGAAGTACTGGAGCCTTACAGAAACCGG GAGGTGGACATCACACTTCCAGAAAACTCTGCTTGGTATGACAGGTATAAATTTGACATCCCTGTCTTTCATTTGAATGGCCAGTTTCTGATGATGCATCGAGTAAACCTCTCAAAACttgagaaacagctccagaagcTTGAGCAGCAAGGTGCAGGAGGCTGA